Below is a genomic region from Longimicrobiaceae bacterium.
GGCGGGCGCCAGATTCGATACGCTTGTTTCCGCGGCAGCACCCCGCCCGGTTCCCATCCTCCCTTCATACCGCAGCCCTTCGCATGCGCATCTCCCTTCGCGCCGCCGCGGTTCTCGCCCTGCTCGCGTGCACGTCCACCGTCAGCGCGCAGGCGCCCGCCGCACCCGTGAGTCTGCCGCAGCAGCCGGTCTTGCCGGACACGGCGGATGCGAACGACTGGAGGTCGTACTACAACGCCGGAGTGACGCTCGCGCAGCAGCCGGGCACGGCGGCGCGGGCGGACGACGCGTTCTACTGGGCGGGCCGCCTGGACCCCAGCCGCCCCGAGCCGCTCCAGGGACGGTGGGTCACCTTCTGGGTACGCAACCAGGGCCTGTTCTTCAGCAGCGACCCTGGGGTGTTCCGTCGTCCCGAGGTGCTCGCGAACGATTCGCTCCGCTGGCGCGCCACGCTGCGCAACCCGTTCTTCTCTCGCGACCTGGACCCGCTCGTCTACGGGCGCGTAGCCCCGTTCATCCGGATTACGCCGTGGCTGCGGTCCATGCTCACGTTCGCGGACGGGGACTATCGTGGCGCAGCGGAGATGGCGGGCCGTGCGCTGCGCTCGGAGCAGAAGCAGGAAATGGCATTGCGCGAGGTGCGGCAGCTCTCGTTCGCCGCCGCCAACCAGCTGGACAGCGCCCGCGCCGAGACGGAACGCATGCTGGCCCTGGCGCGCGCTCGGGACGAGCATGAGCGGGTGAAGGTGTACCAGGGCAAGGAGCTGCTGGCGTACGAGCTGGGACTGATCGACGCGGCCGCCGGAGACCTGCGTGGAGCACGAGAGGTGCTGGCGAACGCCCTCGTCGAGAACATGGCGTTCTACCCGGCACACACGGCTCTTGGCGACGTTGCGCTCGCCACCGGCGACACGGCCACCGCGCTTTCCGAGTACGCCCAGGCCGTGGCCCTCGCGCCGGACGACCCGCTGGTGCACTTCCGATACGGCGGCGTCCTGCTGCTGCGGACGGGCAGATACGCCGACGCCGCCGCACAATTCCGCGCCGCCAGCGAGGCTGAGCCGTGGTGGGCCGAGGCGTACCTGAACCTGGGCGTCGCGCTCGAAGCATCGGGCGACAACGACGGCGCGCTGGAGGCGTACCGGCAGTTCATCGCGCACGCCCCGCGGCGGATGTCGGAAT
It encodes:
- a CDS encoding tetratricopeptide repeat protein, producing the protein MRISLRAAAVLALLACTSTVSAQAPAAPVSLPQQPVLPDTADANDWRSYYNAGVTLAQQPGTAARADDAFYWAGRLDPSRPEPLQGRWVTFWVRNQGLFFSSDPGVFRRPEVLANDSLRWRATLRNPFFSRDLDPLVYGRVAPFIRITPWLRSMLTFADGDYRGAAEMAGRALRSEQKQEMALREVRQLSFAAANQLDSARAETERMLALARARDEHERVKVYQGKELLAYELGLIDAAAGDLRGAREVLANALVENMAFYPAHTALGDVALATGDTATALSEYAQAVALAPDDPLVHFRYGGVLLLRTGRYADAAAQFRAASEAEPWWAEAYLNLGVALEASGDNDGALEAYRQFIAHAPRRMSESVARIRERIAALAPAGSAAPPSIR